TGTCCACACATgtgtatgtatttataaaattgaACGTCTTAAAAAAAACTCTTTCCCCcttcaatatataaactattaatattaaggaaatataatttatttattcatccacatatttttatttaaagaaaaacatGGTTCTAAATAAgataaataattaaaaaaggtatatgtaaaaaatatgagCACATGCTActaaaaaattaaatatatacatatatatttactttttatattaaaaaatagataaaacaaaaataataaaaaattaaacatacatataacaaaaaataaaatatatatattatatatatatatatatatatatacaaatgtGTTACACATTATATGAATGTCCCTATTGATACATTTATTTTGGACAAATCTTCAATATAATACTTTTAATATAcactatatatatttaaaatatttcattttaacaattcttttgttttttatgAAGAGGCGAAGATGCCGTAAAAACTTCACTggatataaaatttaaatgGGCTTGTTTGGCTAAATGTGCtacttttttatttttacaataCAATCTAACATTACACTCTTCAAAGTATCTAGGATGAGTACCTCTGTATTCTTTATGTGCTATAAATGCCTCATCTTCATTATCTGatgtataaaaataaactGAATCGAGGGGATCATTTGCTCCCATTCcataattcaaataattcCAATCAATGATAATATCATCAGGACTTAATCCAGGAGCATAACGAGCAATTCTTTCTTCGTTAgttatatcttttaaatattctaTTAATTTTGGTTCAGTAATATTAATTTCggatatatatttataggTGTATTCAGAATTTCTATCATATATAACGGAGTTAATTAAATTTAGGGAATGGTTAAGTTTTTCATCATACTTACAAACTTTggctttttttttaatatcataAATAATAGATGAATCAGTAAGATCTAGGAATGAGTCCAAGTCATTTAAAGATTCTGAccatttaaatatatcattagCTAAACGGAAACCATCACAGAGCATAAGTTCCATAGCTCTTACTTTTCTGTGTGTATATACTtgtttaaataatgaaaatcTGTTCATATAAACTGTCCATACAGGATGAATTTCTTTAACGttatatgttatatgtCCATTAATCACTGCGCTTTGACCAATAATACGATTACAATTTAATGAGGGTAAAGTACCATTTGGTGGAGCTATAGTTGCATCTCTTTGTAAATAATCAAATCTGTCAGCATCTAatccatttttattattacaaataatatcaaATGAAGCAGTTATTAAAGAATCTATAGGATCTATTCCACAGAATGGTTTGTTACTGTCTGTTCCTTTTATCaactttttaataattttaatatcaCTAACATCTAGTACATCATCTTGATCTATTAAATTTTCTATTATATGTTCAGCAATATTTAAAGACATAGAAGCATGATTCCATTTATGTTCTGtatcttcttttttataattcataAAGAAACTTTCGAATGTATGACTAAATGGTCCATGTCCTAAATCATGACACAATCCAGCAATTTGAACACATCTAAGCattctttttaattctCCATGATAAGGTGATAAATTAGATCGATTACATAAATGCGTAAAATATTTGGCAGATAAGAAACCAACACCAAGGCTATGTTCAAATCTACTATGTGTAGCTCCTGGATATACATATTGGCATGCACCTAATTGTGATAAGCTTCTTAATCTTTGAAAAAAAGGATTatctataatatttttaaatgtcCAATTATCGAATTCAATAAATTGATGAATTTTATCACATAATGTTTTAgtattctttttttttttactcgttttattattattattattatttttattatattgattaaatatattactacaaaaaattctattttttttaacttttaaaataaaatttataattagAATAAATTCACTAAGTGAAATTCCaatttcatttttcatccattcaaattttttggcttcaataatattttttaataatgttatatttagaatattatatttttctaatttttcccatacattttttaaattcaaataaatacacataattaatatatcattactatctataatatcataaatatattttattaatttctctttatctttatcattaacatgaaatatattaataatatcagaattaatatatatatcaaaatatacatattcactattataagtatattctttttttttcttttcataataa
This region of Plasmodium gaboni strain SY75 chromosome 12, whole genome shotgun sequence genomic DNA includes:
- a CDS encoding HD superfamily phosphohydrolase protein; the protein is MEIKCDMNNNLKEKCSLQNFVRNISLDNEKKLLHVFELKNIRTIYDLIFSVSFFKFSNCITDVYNNDSDEESSINKLNINWKVHKNVICANNKLKQDNGLPTIVYDKDMCNIKNGNTHGKNSTINDILKSSLSTPKNDNIINNNNINNNNNNNNIYNKDGLINNTFKNEEHNNLLCNSELNKMNPSNNKEENNTTTLHVKHSNLTEINEMNNYYEKKKKEYTYNSEYVYFDIYINSDIINIFHVNDKDKEKLIKYIYDIIDSNDILIMCIYLNLKNVWEKLEKYNILNITLLKNIIEAKKFEWMKNEIGISLSEFILIINFILKVKKNRIFCSNIFNQYNKNNNNNNKTSKKKKNTKTLCDKIHQFIEFDNWTFKNIIDNPFFQRLRSLSQLGACQYVYPGATHSRFEHSLGVGFLSAKYFTHLCNRSNLSPYHGELKRMLRCVQIAGLCHDLGHGPFSHTFESFFMNYKKEDTEHKWNHASMSLNIAEHIIENLIDQDDVLDVSDIKIIKKLIKGTDSNKPFCGIDPIDSLITASFDIICNNKNGLDADRFDYLQRDATIAPPNGTLPSLNCNRIIGQSAVINGHITYNVKEIHPVWTVYMNRFSLFKQVYTHRKVRAMELMLCDGFRLANDIFKWSESLNDLDSFLDLTDSSIIYDIKKKAKVCKYDEKLNHSLNLINSVIYDRNSEYTYKYISEINITEPKLIEYLKDITNEERIARYAPGLSPDDIIIDWNYLNYGMGANDPLDSVYFYTSDNEDEAFIAHKEYRGTHPRYFEECNVRLYCKNKKVAHLAKQAHLNFISSEVFTASSPLHKKQKNC